The proteins below come from a single Gossypium raimondii isolate GPD5lz chromosome 2, ASM2569854v1, whole genome shotgun sequence genomic window:
- the LOC105786682 gene encoding uncharacterized protein LOC105786682: protein MDWSATGHKRLLELNKMEEFRAHAYENAKLFKEKTKRWHDNRIMPRHFEPGQQVLLFNSRLNLFPSKLKSRWSGPFEVVQTNSHGAVSIKDLKTAITFKVNGQRLKHYWGAHVDRDKQSVDLRDV from the coding sequence ATGGATTGGTCCGCTACTGGCCATAAAAGGTTGTTAGAACTAAATAAAATGGAAGAATTTAGGGCACATGCATATGAAAATGCTAAATTGTTCAAGGAGAAGACCAAGCGTTGGCATGATAACAGAATTATGCCAAGGCATTTTGAACCAGGgcaacaagtgttgttgttcaACTCTAGGCTTAATTTGTTCCCTAGTAAATTAAAATCTCGCTGGTCAGGTCCCTTTGAAGTGGTTCAAACTAATTCGCATGGAGCTGTTAGTATCAAAGACCTAAAAACGGCAATCACATTCAAAGTTAATGGACAACGCTTGAAGCACTATTGGGGTGCTCATGTTGATCGTGACAAGCAATCCGTTGACCTCCGAGATGTTTGA